The nucleotide window CTTCGCCGTCGGCTTGCTGCCCTCCGGGCATATCGAGATCGACGGCACGGTGCCGCCTCTGCACCTGGAGAGGGAGTTCGACGCCATGCTCAGGCAGTCGCCCGCGCTGGTCGAAGACATCACGGAGGCAGCATGCACAATCGTTTGATACCCGTCACCAGCAGCAACATCGAGGCTGTGGCGTTCGACGAACTCAGGGAGCGCTTGTACGTTGTCTTCAAGAACCGGCGGCAATATCGCTACGACAACGTACCCTCTAGTCTCTGGGAGCAATTGCTCGTCGCAGGCTCAAAGGGTGGCTTCTTCAACCTCAGCATCAGGGATAAATTCAGCGCAACCGAACTGACAATCCATGTGCTCAATGAAGAGCTGGACGCCCTTCCGGGCGCCGCCACCGAGAAGAAAAAAGCGAGCAAGCCCAAAGCCAGGAAACTGGCTACGCTGTCCAATGGGATGCTTGCGCAGTATCCGTTTCTCAGGATGGTTTAACCCTCACTGCTGTTGCGGGGGGGGCAGATTCTGCACCCCCCGCTCCTAGCGGAGGGGATTTTTCAAGAGGCCCCGGCTTCTTGAAAAATCCCACCCCTTGCAATTCAGATCGGATTCGTATATGTTTAACAAATAAGTGGTTCTACGCCCTTCATGGGCCGGGTAAGCCCGTCATAGCTTGACCTCCTTCCGCCGTCTGGCGGGACGCGCCCAGAGCGCACCAAATTCATCCCGAACGGGAGCGTCCCCGCGAGGGGTACACGTCTCCGGTTCGGTCCCTGCGTTGTAATTTTCGGGGCTTACAGCCCCTGTTTGTCTTATCGCACCCAAAACCCGGCAGGGTTGCGGGCGACCAACCAAACCGAAAGGAGATCGACCATGAACATGGACGAGGGCCCCCTGTTGCCTGAAATGCAGGAAATCAGCGTTGTCACGCTGCGCGAGAAGTACGCCAAGGAAGGCGAAACCAGCGTGGATG belongs to Opitutaceae bacterium and includes:
- a CDS encoding KTSC domain-containing protein codes for the protein MHNRLIPVTSSNIEAVAFDELRERLYVVFKNRRQYRYDNVPSSLWEQLLVAGSKGGFFNLSIRDKFSATELTIHVLNEELDALPGAATEKKKASKPKARKLATLSNGMLAQYPFLRMV